The Streptomyces luteogriseus genome includes a window with the following:
- a CDS encoding styrene monooxygenase/indole monooxygenase family protein — MRKILVVGAGQSGLQIALGLQSQGYEVTLMSNRTADEIRTGRVMSTQCMFHTALQHERDLQLNFWESQAPKIEGLGVSVAAPGSWAEGPSARAIDWLGRLDGYAQSVDQRVKMAGWMETFAQRGGQLVIHGAAVGDLDYFSRTYDLVLVAAGKGELVQMFGRDAERSPYSEPQRALAVAYVHGLGPRPEHPGTEAVRCNLVPGVGELFVMPTLTTSGRADILFWEGIPGGPLDAFNGVKDPAEHLSLTLELMERYVPWEYARATKVELTDAGGTLAGRYAPTVRNPIGRLPGGGLVLGVADVVVANDPITGQGSNSASKCAAAYLASITEHGDKPFDEEWMRATFDRYWNTAQHVTKWTNAMLAPPPEHILNLIGAAGELQPVADRFANGFNDPADFENFFYDPDKTGAYLAEVSGAGAA; from the coding sequence ATGCGGAAGATACTCGTCGTCGGAGCCGGTCAGTCCGGGCTCCAGATAGCTCTCGGCCTCCAGTCGCAGGGGTACGAGGTCACCTTGATGTCCAACCGGACGGCGGACGAGATCCGCACCGGCCGGGTCATGTCGACGCAGTGCATGTTCCACACGGCCCTGCAGCACGAGCGCGATCTCCAGCTGAACTTCTGGGAGTCCCAGGCCCCGAAGATCGAAGGACTCGGCGTCTCGGTCGCCGCCCCCGGCTCCTGGGCCGAAGGCCCCTCCGCCCGCGCCATCGACTGGCTGGGCAGGCTCGACGGCTACGCGCAGTCCGTCGACCAGCGCGTGAAGATGGCAGGCTGGATGGAGACGTTCGCCCAGCGCGGCGGGCAGCTCGTCATCCACGGCGCGGCCGTCGGCGACCTCGACTACTTCTCCCGCACCTACGACCTGGTGCTCGTCGCGGCCGGCAAGGGCGAACTGGTCCAGATGTTCGGCCGCGACGCCGAGCGCTCTCCGTACAGCGAACCGCAGCGCGCGCTGGCCGTGGCGTACGTCCACGGCCTGGGCCCGCGCCCCGAGCACCCCGGCACCGAAGCGGTCCGCTGCAACCTCGTGCCGGGTGTCGGCGAACTGTTCGTCATGCCGACCCTGACCACGTCCGGCCGTGCCGACATCCTGTTCTGGGAGGGCATACCCGGCGGCCCGCTCGACGCCTTCAACGGCGTCAAGGACCCCGCGGAGCACCTCTCCCTGACCCTGGAACTCATGGAGCGGTACGTCCCCTGGGAGTACGCGCGGGCCACCAAGGTCGAACTGACCGATGCCGGCGGTACGCTGGCCGGCCGCTACGCCCCCACCGTCCGCAACCCGATCGGCCGCCTCCCCGGCGGCGGACTCGTACTGGGCGTGGCGGACGTCGTCGTCGCGAACGACCCCATCACCGGGCAGGGCTCCAACTCGGCGTCCAAGTGCGCCGCCGCCTACCTCGCCTCGATCACCGAGCACGGCGACAAGCCGTTCGACGAGGAGTGGATGCGGGCCACCTTCGACCGCTACTGGAACACCGCCCAGCACGTCACCAAGTGGACCAACGCGATGCTCGCGCCGCCGCCGGAGCACATCCTGAACCTCATCGGCGCCGCCGGTGAGCTCCAGCCGGTCGCCGACCGCTTCGCCAACGGCTTCAACGACCCGGCCGACTTCGAGAACTTCTTCTACGACCCGGACAAGACGGGGGCCTACCTGGCCGAGGTGTCCGGCGCGGGCGCCGCGTAA
- a CDS encoding GTP-binding protein, translated as MDSVVSDAAHGVSGSSPFVQPDDSMHAWETDRTRAPIATKIVVAGGFGVGKTTLVTAVSEITPLQTEALMTEASEATDDLTATPGKSTTTVAMDFGRITLDDDLVLYLFGTPGQQRFWFMWDDIVRGAIGAVVLADTRRLKDCFPVLDYFESSGLPYVVAVNHFDGSELFEPEDVREALTIPRHIPVMIMDARRRISVIETLLALVGHALDETPE; from the coding sequence GTGGACTCCGTCGTCTCTGACGCCGCTCACGGCGTCTCTGGTTCCTCCCCGTTCGTCCAGCCGGACGACAGCATGCACGCGTGGGAGACGGACCGCACCCGGGCCCCCATAGCCACGAAGATCGTGGTGGCGGGCGGCTTCGGCGTGGGCAAGACCACGCTGGTCACCGCGGTCTCGGAGATCACGCCCCTGCAGACCGAGGCGCTGATGACCGAGGCGAGCGAGGCGACCGACGACCTCACCGCCACGCCGGGCAAGTCCACCACCACCGTGGCCATGGACTTCGGGCGCATCACGCTCGACGACGACCTGGTGCTCTACCTGTTCGGCACGCCGGGCCAGCAGCGGTTCTGGTTCATGTGGGACGACATCGTGCGCGGCGCGATCGGCGCCGTCGTCCTCGCCGACACCCGCCGTCTGAAGGACTGCTTCCCGGTCCTGGACTACTTCGAGAGTTCCGGACTGCCCTACGTGGTCGCGGTCAACCACTTCGACGGCAGCGAGCTGTTCGAGCCGGAGGACGTGCGGGAGGCCTTGACCATCCCGCGACACATACCTGTCATGATCATGGACGCGCGTCGCCGGATCTCCGTGATCGAGACCCTCCTGGCCCTCGTGGGCCACGCGCTCGACGAAACCCCCGAGTAG
- a CDS encoding DUF742 domain-containing protein gives MSSTPKHHLPVRGGDRKPARVRPYSLTGGRTRFGHVLLVETFVASTAALDAPEERKELTNGHLSTRVMPELRAIVELCRRMRTVAEIAALLKMPLGVVRVLLSDLADQGKIRVYGTGTGHGTGRPDRALLERVLSGLRRL, from the coding sequence ATGAGCAGCACGCCGAAGCATCATCTCCCGGTCCGCGGCGGCGATCGTAAACCCGCCCGGGTCCGCCCCTACTCGCTCACCGGCGGCCGCACCCGCTTCGGCCACGTCCTCCTCGTGGAGACGTTCGTGGCGAGCACGGCCGCGCTCGACGCCCCGGAGGAGCGCAAGGAACTGACGAACGGCCACCTCTCCACCCGCGTGATGCCGGAGCTCCGGGCCATCGTCGAACTGTGCCGCCGGATGCGTACGGTGGCCGAGATCGCCGCGCTGCTGAAGATGCCGCTCGGCGTGGTCCGCGTGCTCCTGAGCGACCTCGCGGACCAGGGAAAGATCCGTGTGTACGGAACGGGCACCGGCCATGGCACGGGCCGCCCGGACCGGGCTCTGCTGGAAAGGGTGCTGAGTGGACTCCGTCGTCTCTGA
- a CDS encoding roadblock/LC7 domain-containing protein: protein MTAPSTFGLIGLSSEARNLHWLLTNLVEEVPGILSVAVVSSDGLLLLSSDDHRNKEARDALQARGTKRTGPRGSAADLATIVSGIGSLTVGAAKLMDFGGVRHTMVAMDEGSLFVMSISDGSLLGVHGSAECDMSVVAYHMALFVGRAGHVLTPELRSELRKSLEDSQTTGSAR, encoded by the coding sequence TTGACCGCTCCCAGTACCTTCGGACTGATCGGACTGAGCAGTGAGGCCCGCAACCTGCACTGGCTGCTGACCAACCTGGTCGAGGAGGTCCCCGGCATCCTCTCGGTCGCGGTCGTCTCGTCCGACGGGCTGCTCCTGCTCTCCTCCGACGACCATCGCAACAAGGAGGCGCGGGACGCCCTGCAGGCCCGCGGAACCAAGCGCACCGGCCCGCGCGGCTCGGCCGCCGACCTGGCCACCATCGTCTCCGGCATCGGCAGCCTCACCGTCGGCGCCGCCAAGCTGATGGACTTCGGCGGGGTCCGGCACACCATGGTCGCCATGGACGAGGGCAGCCTGTTCGTGATGTCGATCAGCGACGGCTCACTGCTCGGCGTCCACGGCTCCGCGGAGTGCGACATGAGCGTGGTGGCGTACCACATGGCCCTGTTCGTCGGCCGGGCCGGGCACGTCCTGACGCCCGAACTCCGCAGCGAGCTCCGCAAATCCCTGGAGGATTCCCAGACGACGGGGAGTGCCCGATGA
- a CDS encoding sensor histidine kinase, translating to MQKTRPRRTGKQKAPVQGAEPAPPTGKGRPTHVRNRLIVAVAVVAAAIAGAGTPSVLAASGQLHDSQELVTLAEQTQDALALAHSLADERDDVTSYIAAGRPKSKAPSEQRSARVDRQVEELRADTDTPASLRSDLDGIAAVRRAALTGKSSALEAHQAYSTAITELHGLAEQLAQRTPPRAGEGGYALAELDSAVQQAAAARGLLLAALSVPRSTGTVIDPVTGLPTETSSSSDADTRQRDALSAAAQQARLRSDAALADFRGTAPKPARASFDSTVTGTDVNSADKYLATLTDQPTLSRSDLTASPKKLDAALSARVDLMRGVESALYDRRTKDLEALRDDDVTALEIRIAVLGALMLLAVGVATGMARSLTRPLAVLRLGSKRLAEADDPAAEEPVKFTGRNDEFAQAVRSVNALHAHAAALTERITTLESDRKHLVGQRQKMADAREELRGELAESAAQLDRLRTAIGGTFVNLALRTLGLVERQLAVIENLEEREQDPDRLATLFKLDHFATVMRRHSENLLVLAGTEHVQHAAGPVPLVDVVRAAVSEIERYERVRIAALPPHAHIAGFAADDLSHLLAELMENATSFSPPDLPVEISGWLLENGEVMLSVQDEGIGMTEERLERLNSRLADFDPEAPYDQEGEDGLGLGLYVVARLAQRHGVRVQLREQKQGGVAAVVVLPRTLLAAAPPVAAPASGHLAGTAPSYSFPGADAEANSNVLPGRATGDDPLVALAEKAVAVRQDEAADTTDTDPGTPADPGATPVDPGAAPADQPAAPAGHPAAPAGQPASALSAAPVADADPATPADGAAQAEPALPAATDALAARAEHVDTDAHAAPGTHADLAGPAEGPAHADPATPAGPTHPDTDASAAAPTHADSVGSVDAAPATPADTETPAGPAAHADRDAPADHARHAAPLESPAETTMELWIPAQPEGSDAAGSDVAGSEAGPHGVSVDGDLTRTGGPDTVEGDGREHERASDEEEDRVTDKGLPKRTPKITAPTTAPRQRSGSVDADALRRRLGGFRQGAQAGYRDVEAEIAERTASHQRPATGAAGPAEPEEATGGTVEEASS from the coding sequence GTGCAGAAGACGCGGCCTCGTCGCACAGGCAAGCAGAAGGCCCCCGTTCAGGGTGCCGAGCCAGCGCCCCCCACCGGCAAGGGCCGCCCCACGCACGTACGCAACCGGCTGATCGTGGCCGTGGCCGTGGTGGCCGCGGCCATCGCCGGTGCCGGTACGCCGTCCGTCCTCGCCGCCTCCGGGCAACTCCACGACTCCCAGGAACTGGTGACGCTCGCGGAGCAGACGCAGGACGCCCTTGCCCTCGCGCACTCCCTCGCCGACGAGCGTGACGACGTCACCTCCTACATCGCCGCCGGGCGCCCCAAGTCCAAGGCGCCCTCCGAGCAGCGCAGCGCCCGCGTGGACCGGCAGGTCGAGGAACTGAGGGCCGACACCGACACGCCCGCCTCGCTCCGGTCGGACCTCGACGGCATAGCGGCCGTGCGCCGGGCGGCGCTCACCGGCAAGAGCAGCGCCCTCGAAGCGCACCAGGCGTACTCCACCGCCATCACCGAACTCCACGGGCTCGCTGAGCAACTGGCGCAGCGGACACCGCCGCGCGCGGGCGAAGGCGGATACGCCCTGGCCGAGCTGGACTCGGCCGTCCAGCAGGCCGCCGCGGCCCGCGGGCTGCTGCTAGCCGCGCTGAGCGTGCCGCGCAGCACCGGAACGGTCATCGACCCCGTCACCGGCCTGCCCACCGAGACCTCCAGCTCCTCGGACGCCGACACCCGGCAGCGCGACGCTCTCAGCGCCGCCGCCCAGCAGGCCCGGCTGCGCTCCGACGCGGCGCTCGCCGACTTCCGCGGCACCGCGCCCAAGCCGGCCCGCGCCTCCTTCGACTCCACGGTCACCGGCACCGACGTCAACTCCGCCGACAAGTACCTCGCCACCCTGACCGACCAGCCGACGCTCTCCCGCAGCGATCTCACCGCCAGCCCCAAGAAGCTGGACGCGGCCCTGTCCGCCCGCGTCGACCTGATGCGCGGCGTGGAGTCGGCCCTCTACGACCGGCGCACCAAGGACCTCGAGGCGCTGCGCGACGACGACGTCACCGCGCTGGAGATCCGCATCGCCGTCCTCGGCGCCCTCATGCTGCTCGCCGTCGGCGTCGCCACGGGCATGGCCCGCAGCCTCACCCGCCCGCTCGCGGTCCTGCGCCTGGGGTCCAAGCGCCTCGCCGAGGCCGACGACCCGGCGGCCGAGGAGCCGGTGAAGTTCACCGGCCGCAACGACGAGTTCGCCCAGGCCGTCCGTTCCGTCAACGCCCTGCACGCGCACGCCGCCGCCCTCACCGAGCGGATCACCACGCTGGAGTCCGACCGCAAGCACCTGGTCGGCCAGCGCCAGAAGATGGCCGACGCGCGCGAGGAACTGCGCGGTGAACTCGCCGAGTCCGCCGCCCAGCTGGACCGGCTGCGCACGGCCATCGGCGGGACGTTCGTCAACCTCGCCCTGCGCACCCTCGGTCTCGTCGAGCGGCAGCTGGCCGTCATCGAGAACCTGGAGGAGCGCGAGCAGGACCCGGACCGGCTCGCCACGCTGTTCAAACTCGACCACTTCGCGACGGTCATGCGCCGGCACAGCGAGAACCTGCTGGTCCTCGCCGGCACCGAGCACGTCCAGCACGCCGCCGGGCCGGTGCCGCTGGTCGACGTCGTCCGTGCCGCGGTCAGCGAGATCGAGCGGTACGAGCGGGTCCGGATCGCCGCGCTGCCGCCGCACGCGCACATCGCCGGGTTCGCCGCGGACGACCTCTCCCACCTGCTGGCCGAACTCATGGAGAACGCCACCTCGTTCTCCCCGCCCGACCTGCCCGTCGAGATCTCCGGCTGGCTGCTGGAGAACGGCGAGGTCATGCTCTCCGTCCAGGACGAGGGCATCGGCATGACCGAGGAGCGGCTGGAGCGCCTCAACTCCCGCCTGGCCGACTTCGACCCGGAGGCGCCCTACGACCAGGAGGGCGAGGACGGTCTCGGCCTCGGTTTGTACGTCGTCGCCCGGCTCGCCCAACGCCACGGTGTGCGCGTCCAGCTGCGCGAGCAGAAGCAGGGCGGTGTCGCGGCGGTCGTCGTCCTGCCGCGCACGCTGCTCGCCGCCGCCCCGCCCGTGGCCGCCCCGGCCTCCGGGCACCTCGCCGGCACGGCCCCCTCCTACTCCTTCCCGGGCGCCGACGCCGAGGCCAACTCCAACGTCCTGCCCGGCCGCGCGACCGGCGACGACCCGCTGGTGGCCCTGGCGGAGAAGGCGGTGGCGGTACGGCAGGACGAGGCGGCGGACACCACCGACACCGATCCGGGAACGCCTGCCGACCCGGGGGCGACGCCCGTCGACCCGGGGGCAGCGCCCGCCGACCAACCGGCCGCGCCCGCCGGACACCCGGCCGCGCCCGCCGGACAGCCTGCGTCGGCCCTGTCTGCCGCCCCGGTCGCAGACGCCGACCCGGCGACGCCCGCCGACGGGGCCGCACAGGCCGAACCGGCGCTGCCCGCCGCCACGGACGCCCTTGCGGCCCGGGCGGAGCACGTCGACACGGATGCACACGCCGCCCCGGGGACGCACGCCGACCTGGCTGGGCCCGCTGAAGGGCCCGCGCACGCCGACCCGGCGACGCCCGCTGGGCCGACGCACCCCGACACGGACGCCTCGGCCGCTGCGCCGACGCACGCCGACTCGGTCGGGTCGGTTGACGCCGCCCCGGCGACGCCCGCCGACACGGAGACGCCCGCTGGTCCGGCCGCGCACGCCGATCGGGATGCCCCCGCCGACCACGCGAGGCACGCCGCCCCGTTGGAGTCCCCCGCGGAAACCACCATGGAGCTGTGGATTCCGGCACAGCCGGAGGGCTCGGACGCGGCCGGGTCCGACGTCGCGGGCTCCGAGGCAGGGCCGCACGGGGTGTCCGTGGACGGGGACCTGACCCGTACGGGCGGCCCGGACACGGTCGAGGGGGACGGCCGCGAGCACGAGCGTGCGTCCGACGAGGAGGAGGACCGGGTCACCGACAAGGGCCTCCCCAAGCGCACTCCGAAGATCACCGCACCGACCACCGCCCCGCGCCAGCGCAGCGGCTCCGTCGACGCCGACGCCCTGCGCCGCCGACTCGGCGGGTTCCGTCAGGGCGCTCAGGCCGGCTACCGCGACGTGGAGGCGGAGATCGCCGAGAGGACGGCCTCGCACCAGCGGCCGGCCACCGGCGCAGCAGGACCAGCTGAACCCGAAGAAGCCACGGGGGGCACAGTCGAGGAGGCAAGCAGTTGA